The Kluyvera intermedia genome includes the window AGCGGAGTTCCAGACCCGCGTCGTACTTCTGTGTGGTCGGCTTGTCGCCTTTCAGACCACCGCTGTAGGTGATCCCGGATGAGGCATTCAGCTGGGGATAACGATCTGCATCCGTGACGTTGAACTGGGCCCGGGCCTCTTCAACCTTCAGGGCAGCCATTCTCAAATTACGGTTATTAGCAAGGGCTTCCCCGATCAGCCGGGTAACCTGGGGATCGACAAAAAAGTTACGCCAGCCCGTATCCTGATAACCATTCACTGCTGGCGTCAGGCTGTTTCGGGACAGTGAAAACTGCTGGGGTACCGGTGCTGCCGGGCGCTGATATTCAGGTGCCAGAGAGACACAACCAGCCAGGATGAATATCGTGCTGATGCTGAGTAATTTTAATTTGAACATAACGCTTCTCGTCCAGGCAGACCTGGTAAATGGTTCAAATGAAGTTCAGAGTATTACCAGGGTTACTTTACAGAATGCACTCTGTTTGTCGGGTGACAGAATAATGACAATGTTGTCATTTTTACGGTAATTCGTTGATTACGATCGTGTGCGCAATAGAATGACATTAGCAGCCAGACGGGGAGCAAGATGAAAATATTGATCGTCGAAGACGAAATTAAAACAGGTGAATATCTCAGCAAAGGGCTTACAGAGGCAGGGTTCGTAGTGGATCACGCTGATAATGGTCTTACCGGATATCATCTCGCCATGACAGCCGAGTATGATTTAGTCATTCTGGACATCATGCTGCCTGATGTGAACGGCTGGGATATCATCCGCATGCTGCGCACTGCCGGAAAGGGTATGCCGGTCTTACTACTGACGGCCCTCGGCACGATCGAACACAGGGTCAAAGGACTGGAACTGGGTGCGGACGATTATCTGGTTAAACCCTTTGCGTTTGCCGAACTGCTCGCCCGGGTAAGGACCCTACTGAGGCGGGGAAACACGCTGATCACGGAAAGTCAGTTTAAGGTGGCTGACCTCTCGGTTGATCTCGTCTCCAGAAAAGTCAGTCGCGCCGGAAACCGCATTGTGCTCACCAGTAAAGAGTTCAGCCTGCTGGAATTTTTCATTCGCCATCAGGGAGAGGTTCTTCCCCGCTCCCTGATTGCCTCTCAGGTCTGGGACATGAATTTTGACAGCGACACTAATGCGATCGATGTCGCCGTAAAGCGACTCCGCGCTAAAATAGACAACGATTACGAGACAAAGCTGATCCAGACAGTCCGGGGCGTGGGCTACATGCTGGAGGTCCCGGATGCATAGCAAACCTTCCAGACGCCCTTTCTCACTCGCTCTGCGGCTGACCTTTTTTATCAGCCTGTCCACGATACTGGCTTTTATCGCCTTCACCTGGTTTATGCTGCATTCTGTTGAAAATCATTTTGCCGAGCAGGATGTCAGCGATCTTCAACAAATCAGCACCACACTGAACCGTATACTGCAGTCCCCGGTGGATCCGGATGATAAAAAAATAAGCAAAATAAAGGAATCAATTGCCAGCTACCGCAACGTTGCCCTTTTGCTCCTCAATCCCAGGGGTGAAGTGCTCTTTAGCTCAGCTCAGGGGGCGGCACTACGCCCGGCAGTGAATTCAGCAGATTTTAGCGAGCACAGCCGCGCACGGGATGTCTTTCTCTGGACGGTGGAGGATCCTGCGGGACCGATGGATACCGGGTCCGAAATGAAGATGGAAACATACCGGATTATCGCCTCCTCTGGCCAGGCGATATTTCAGGGCAAACAGCAGAACTATGTCATGCTGACTGGTCTCTCCATTAATTTCCATCTCCATTACCTCGATGCGCTGAAAAAAAATCTGATTGCGATCGCCGTCGTGATAAGCCTGCTGATTGTTCTGATCATTCGCATCGCTGTCCGTCAGGGGCACCTGCCCCTTCGTAATGTCAGCAATGCCATTAAAAACATCACCTCCGAGAATCTTGATGCGCGGCTGGAACCGACACGCGTTCCCATTGAGCTGGAGCAGCTGGTTATCTCGTTCAATCATATGATTGGAAAGATTGAGGATGTCTTTACCCGCCAGGCCAATTTCTCAGCCGATATCGCGCACGAGATCAGAACGCCCATCACCAATCTGGTGACGCAGACTGAAATCGCGCTGAGTCAGGATCGAACCCAGAAGGAACTTGAGGATGTCCTCTATTCCAGCCTTGAAGAGTATAACCGGATGACCAAAATGGTCAGCGACATGCTGTTCCTGGCGCAGGCGGACAATAATCAGCTGATACCTGACAGGGTCCGGTTTGACCTCAGAGCAGAAGTCATGAAAGTCTTCGAGTTTTTCGAAGCCTGGGCCGAAGAACGCAATATCACGCTCAAATTTAACGGGATGCCCTGCCTGGTTGAGGGAGATCCACAAATGTTCAGAAGGGCGATCAATAATCTGTTATCCAATGCCCTGCGTTATACCCCGGAGGGACAGGCAATCACCGTCTCAATAAGAGAGCAGGAGAGCTTTTTTGACCTTGTGATTGAAAATCCGGGGAAACCAATCCCTGAAGAGCATTTATCAAGGCTGTTTGACCGTTTTTATCGGGTAGATCCGTCCAGACAACGAAAAGGAGAAGGCAGCGGCATCGGCCTTGCGATTGTGAAGTCCATCGTGGAAGCACATCACGGAAGAGTGCAGGTGGAATCGGACGTACGTTCAACTCGTTTTATCCTATCCGTGCCCAGACTGGAGAAAATGATTCCGGAAACCCAGTACTGAGAATAAAGATTTAAATGACAAAGATGTCATTAGCCTGTCATGCAGCAAACAGAAGCCATTCGATATAATTAGTGCAACTTATCAGGAAGGCATTATTACTTCATCCATACACGGCATCAGCACAAGCCAGGAGTTGTATTAAAGCCTCATCCCGGCGGAATAAGGTCTGTAGAGTTGTCAGTTGTACTACTGAGGACACAGATCGAAATTCACGGACATCACTAATTCAGAAATGGAGAGTTACCATGAAAAATATCGTCTTAGCATCAGTGTTAGGTTTGAGCTTAATTTCTACGGCCTGGGCCACTGAAACCGTAAATATCCATGAGCGTGTCAATAATGCTCAGGCTCCGGCCCATCAGATGCAGTCTTCTTCAACTCCAGCCGCCATCCAGGGGGCAGCCCCACGGATGGCCGGTATGGATCAGCATGAACAGGCTATTATTGTTCATGAAACCATGAACAATAGTTCAGCAGATGCACATAAAAAAATGGCGGAAAGTCATCAGAAGATGATGGGAACTGGCACCGTTAACGCTTCCCGTCCGGCGACTTCGTTTGCGGCGATGAATGAACATGAAAGAGCAGCTGTTGCCCATGAATTTACGAATAACGGTCAGTCCGGCCCCCATCAGGCTATGGCTGATGCACACCGCCGCATGATCAATGCGGGCTGATGACAACTGAAGTTTCCGTGCGGTTACCCTTTCCTTGATAGATTGTCCCTTATACGGATATGTTGTTATTTTTTGCCCCCTTCAGGGGGCTTTTTTGTCTGACTCAGCTAAACTTATCCGGTAACCATCTGAAAGGGTTTATTATATGAAAATCACAAATTCGCTTTTTGTTATACTGATGTTATCCCTGCCAGCGATTTCCGCAGAACATTCAGAAATGAAAATGTCAGATATATCCTCATCGGCATCGTCACAGGAATATATGTCCGGCATGAAAGGTATGCATGACAAAATGATGGCCGCTGTAAAAGAGTCCGATCCCGACAAGGCTTTTGCGAAAGGCATGGTAGCACACCATGAAGGGGCAATAGCAATGGCTGAGACCGAGCTAAAATACGGAAAAGATCCGGAAATGAGAAAGCTCGCGCAGGACATCATTAAAGCTCAAAAAGGTGAAATTGAGCAGATGAATAAATGGCTTGGTAATCAAAAATAATGATTGCGGAAATAATATATTGCGCGTACAGTCAGAGTGTTCCCGGGCACGGGAACCTGTTAATCGTTAATTAATCAAAACCCGATTCATTTCGGGTTTTTCCTTTTACCCCCCCCAACGCATGCACTGCACCGAGTGAAATTCACCTGAGCCAATTCTGCTTGCTTATTATTTCGATGGGAATTGCTGATTTTAATTAAGTCTATGTTTTAAAGGTGTTTCTCATGCCTGGGTTTGGCAGGGGTTCGTCCTGTTCTCTGGTCATGCGCAATGGCAATTCGCAGTCAGGGCTCAAGACTACTTTTACCTCTTTTTTAACAGAAAGTTTCTGGACCCGATACTTGCCGGAAACATCATCTGCTGTTCATCCCGACCAATAAAACGAAGGTATCACTCTCGTTTGAATCTCACTTACTTTCCATTTTGTAATAAAGAATCAAGTTTTCCAGTGATATATCAATACCAACTTTTTTTAATAACCTTTTTCGCGCAGTGTATATTTCTTTCAGCATATCTTCATAACCCTGACCAAGGTGAATTTGTTTATGGCAATTGCAACACAGAGATATGATATTTTCTTCAACATCAAGAGATGTGTCAAAAGCATCTTGCCTGGACATAGGTACAATGTGATGAGGTTCTGTGTAATTTAAGGATGAATTTCGCCTTCTGAATGTTGGGTGGTCACTATCGACTTCACATCTGTAACCTGCTTTATTCAGCGCATTTTGGGATACGCCTTTACTCCTGGGATACGAGAGGCCATTTTTTACTTCTATTGCATTTTTCTTTGGTTTGGCTTCCCCTGTATATTCAAACGTCTGAACGTTGTCAAAGATATTACTTTTCTCTATGGCATTGATCAACTCATCGTCAGAGTAATACTCACTGCTGGCCATTTCTGTTGTACCAAAAAAATCCAGTTCGTTAATTGCCTGAACAAGTTCCTCACGAATTGTCCATAAGTTTCTTTTGGGTTTTCCGCCGATTTCTTTACTCTTCATTACGGTAATGAATTTTGTACCGGATGCGATATTTCCGACACCTTTAACCTCGAATCTACCAAGTTCTTTTTGAACTCTGCCACCCAGTCCGTTTATGACTCCATTAGCACTCATGCTGTGCAGGTCGTACTTCTTACCAATATCGAAGCATGTGCAGGAATGATTTGGCTCAATAAACCATTTTTTTAACGCTGCAATACTTTTTGTGTCAAAAACTTTATCATTTGTTAATAAAGTTTTCCATTCTTCCACACTGATATCAATGTCACAGACATACTCTCCATCAATCACTTCGCATATTTTTTTAATCACATTCATTCCCCTGTTATACAGATAGTCATAATGAAAATATAAAGCTCGCTAACCGGTATGGTTGCGTAAGGACCGTAGTCTCTCAGAGACCGTGCTTTCTTTTTTTTCAGGCCTGGACACTAAAGGGTCTGTTGCACCCCGAAAAAATTTGTTGCGGGGATTGCTCATTGAGATGAGCCTCTGCTCGATCATACCAGATCAGCAGGCTGCCCCCAATGCTATGGCTTCTTAGTTTGGCCATTATCCGGCCTTCCTCACGACCAATAAAATAGAGACATTACCCGTGACGCTGCCACCGTCTCAGCCCGGAACGATCAGTGAGCGCTTCTGATGACCTTCGGTTTTTTTAACGAAGCGGGTGGGATACGGTTTGTTGCTGAAATCTTAATAATAACCAACAACTGATGCTAATTTCGCACTTTTAACATATATGAATATAAATGTTATGAATAATTGCATTTACAGGAAATATCATGCGTTTTGTCATCCGGGATCCGAAAAAAGGCAGTTCCGGATCACGGCGATTTTCTGCGCATATTTTTGAAAAAAAGATTAAATATGTGCTATATTATAATAAGTTAGTAACACTCCTCCCTCCCAATTCCTGACCCGCCTGTCGGGGCTGTACTGATACAGCTTTCCTTCTCGCTTCCGGAAACCCTGCTATTATCGATTTTTCGGAATTTCGGGATTGGTGCATCCGGTAATTGCGGGATGGTACTGTTATCTTGCTAATCATTTTAGGCGGACAATGGAATGTTACGCAGATGATGATAAATACAGTAATTAGTAGAAAGCTTACGATAAGGAAATCAATTATGAGTAACACAACGACATACATCAATCAGGGCAACAGCGTTTCACCTTCTTCAATTCTGGAAATGCTTTCAGGTTATGGCTGCCAGAAAGTATGGCTATACCGTACGATAAATACGCAGGGGGAAACTCTTCTTGTGCTTCTCGATGAGGAGAATGGGATATACGAGGAAATGGCCAGCCGCCTCGATGCTCCGGATATGAAAGAGTGGGCCTTTCAGTATTCTGACGGCGGTTATAAATCCCGTACGCTTCCTGAAGGAGCGTTTGAGCTCGATTTGAGCTGCCCTGATGAAGCGGCATGGTATATGGATCTTTTATAGCAGCAGGCCGTAAGGAAAGCTGTGAACAGGCGGGATTTCTCATTTAGAGGACCACACAGAGAGGTGCAGGTGTTATGGGAAGCGTGAAAGACCAGTTGCTGGATATTGAAGCTGAACGATTTGATAAATGGCTTGAGGAGAATCATCCGGATGTGGTCCCCGGTTCAGAAGAATGGGAGCACGCCGCGAACCTGTACTGCTGGGAGCAGGAGGCGCTGGCCGATCAGGCTCAGTGGGATCATGAACACGGGTTGTTTGAGGCTTCCCTGAACAACGTTCATCAGCGTTACCTGCACGCCCGTCAGGAACTGACGAAGCTGTATGCCCTGCTCGATGCAGAGCAGCCTGAACTGGTATACAGAATGTCTTTCGTTCATGCCGTGACGGTTATGGAGGCATACCTGATGTACTGTGCGAGGGCAATGCTGGAGCATGACTGGCCGCTCAAAAGATACTTCGAAGAGTTTTACTTGCCTTTTGCCAGGGCAGACAAAAAAGTGAAGCAGGCTGCCCGTGAGATGCCACTTTCCAAGTTCCGCCCTGTTGCAAGGAATGTTGTTGCGAGTATGACGTTTCATAACGTGAAAACCATTGAGCGCTATTTCGGGACCGTGCTCCATATCCCGCCCGTCTGGCCAACTGAGCCGCTGGGTATCATCGCTGACTGGCGAAATGACCTGGTACACCGTAACGGTGTGGACGAACATGATGTGCCAAGAAAGATATCATCGCTGCAATTGCGGAATGCCCTTCAGAGAGTGACTGACCTTATAGAGGCCGCACATCAGTCCCTGCGTCTGGAAGTGGACTATTTTGGAAACTGGCGTAATGAAGAAAACCGGGAAATCATCGCATCGGCACTGAATATACCTCCAGCCGGAGAGTCATCCTGATGACCGGACTCGTTACCCTGGGGCAGCAGCCGGGAACGGTAGCTCAGTTTCCTGTGTCCATCGACTATCCGGCGGCGCTGGCGCTGCGACAGATGGCTCTGGTCCAGGATGAACTGCCGAAATACCTGCTGGCACCGGAAGTGAGTGCCCTGCTCCACTATGTGCCTGATCTGCACCGCAAGATGCTGCTGGCGACGCTGTGGAACACGGGCGCGCGTATAAATGAAGCCCTGGCCCTGACCCGGAGTGATTTTTCACTGCAGCCACCCTACCCGTTCGTGCAGCTGGCCACCCTCAAGCAGCGCGCGGAGAAAGCGGCCAGAACGGCCGGTCGTACGCCTGCAGGTAGTCAGCCACATCGTCTGGTTCCGCTTTCCGATCACAGTTACGTCAGCCAGCTGGAGATGATGGTGGCCACGCTGAAAATTCCGCTGGAGCGCCGAAACAAACGAACCGGCAGAACAGAAAGAGCCCGTATCTGGGAGATCACCGACCGGACGGTCCGGACCTGGCTCAACGAAGCGGTCGATACCGCGGCGGCTGACAGCGTGACGTTTTCGGTGCCGGTGACGCCGCACACATTCCGCCACAGCTACGCGATGCACATGCTGTACGCCGGCATTCCGCTGAAAGTGCTGCAGAGTCTGATGGGCCATAAATCGATCAGCTCGACAGAAGTCTACACTAAGGTGTTTGCGCTCGATGTTGCGGCACGTCACAGGGTACAGTTCCAGATGCCGGGGGCGGAGGCGGTCGCGATGCTGAAAGGAAATGGGTAAGACAGCATCACTACCTAACTGATACTCCCGGCGGGCTTGTCTCGCCTTACCCTGATTTACTGCCCTTTCCGGTTTCTGTATTTTCAGGAAGCGCTGCCTCACCGGGGGCAGTTTGTCACAGAACACATCATATGGGCCTTACCACCACCCGATCACCACATCATCCAAGGAAAAAGGATCCATTTTGGATCCTTCTCTGATCAGCCTGCTAAATTATCTCTTTCCTTTTTATGGTATATTTCCAGAAACAGGAAAATGTAAGATCCCGGCTCTGCGGGTTTTTTCCGTAGTTTCCGACGCCGGCAGCGGCGAAAATGGAACCAGAACTTCACCAGATTGCGCTAGGTGAAAAATGACACGGTTAACGGAGGTTATCGGGCCAGATTTTGCGTAGCGCATCCTTATCGCCAGGTGCGTTATGAATCTGCCCGCTTTTGTTCATCACTCCCCTGCCCTGCAGGTGACTGCCACTTCTGCACCGTTTGACTACGGCCGGGCTCTCTCGCTGCGGGAAATGGCCAGGCACTATAACGAGATGCCTAAATACCTTCTGGCACCGGAAGTGGCTGGTCTGCTGCATTACTTACCCGACTGGAATCAACACGCCTTTATTAACACGCTGTGGAACACCGGCGCACGCCTCAACGAAACACTGGCACTCAGAAGAAGGGACTTTCACCTCAATGATTAGATCCCGCACGTGGTGGTCCGTACGGCCAAACAACGCCGCACAGCTGGCGGTCGCCCGAAAAAGGAAAAAAGTGCGAACCGGGTGATCCCGCTGTCAGACCCCGGATACGTGGATGAAATGCGTCGGCTATTTGCGAGCACGCGGGAAAGATTCGAGGACGACAAGCTAATAGGTGAACATCGGGCCATGCCGGTCTGGGGAGTTACCGACCGGACAGTACGCAACTGGCTTGAGCGTGCCGTCGACGCAGCGGAACGGGACGGCGTGAGATTCAGTATTCCGGTCAGCCCGCATACGTTCAGACACAGCTTCGCAATGCACCTTTTATATGGCCATGTTCACCCGAAGGTTCTGCAGGTCCTGATGGGGCACAAGAAGTTTGAATCAACGGAAGTGTACACAAAGATATTTGCGCTCGATGTGGCCGCCAGTCAGCAGGTCCGGTTCTCACTCGATACGCAGGATGCGCTGCAGCTTCTGCGCGGCAATCGTTAGCCCTGTTCACGATAAAAATGGCTTAGCTAACTTAATATCTGTTTCGTGTAGATAACTAACATCCAACGGAAAGCGGTCACTATCATAAATGGGCGGGAGCATTCATAACAGGCGGTTACTTTCATAACTTGATCACAGATAAGATATCGCTGCGTTCATAAAACTCGGCTCATTTAAACGGCGTAAAGCCCTCAGAATAGGCTGCACTTATGAAAACGACCGCTTTTGATTGGAATATTATGAGTATGACCGCCTTGTAGCGTCATTGTTATGAATGTGACCGCCTTCATGCGACGGTCAACGCGAGTCGCGCCGAGCGGTTATGAACAATGAACATGATTTCCCGACCTTTTTTGGTCTCGTTGTAATCAAGATAACCAATGCTCTTCAGATCCTTCATCGCGCGCCGTATGGTTGCATTCTGGTCTTTAACCTGAGATTCCATAGCAAGCCTTTCACGTAGACGCTTCATAGTGTTGTGGTCAACTAAAACTGGCCACCGCGTTAGAGTTTTTCCAGTATCGGTTTTCTGATTCGTTTGGTGGTAACCCACCATTATATTCGTGCGGTCTTAGTGCGCTGTAATATCCAACGATATAGTCCGTTATTGCGTGAGCTGCATCGCTGAAGCTTACATAGCCCGTCGCTGGCACCCATTCGTTCTTCAGACTCCTGAAGAAGCGCTCCATTGGGCTGTTATCCCAGCAGTTTCCACGCCGACTCATACTCTGCCTGATCCGGTATCGCCACAGTAACTGCCGGAACTGCCTGCTCGTATAATGACTGCCTTGATCGCTGTGGAACATCACCCCGACGGGCTTACCACGGGTTTCCCATGCCATTTCCAGTGCTTTCATGGTAAGCCTGCTGTCCGGCGAGAACGACATGGCCCAGCCCACTGGTTTTCTTGAGAACAGGTCGAGAACAACGGCGAGGTACGCCCAGCGCTTAGGTCCATTATCCGGCACAACCCTGCAACCACCGTGATTTCTGTATATTCCGTTTCCGGAAAAGGCCATAAAGACGCCTACCCCATTAAGTTCAAATGGAGCATAATCTGCATCATTGAGAGTTAATTTGCCTTTTAACGCCATAGCGACCTACATCCATATAAATGATGTGGGTATAGTACAAATATATGAATCAAAAGCTAAGTCTAATATATTACAAGTTGTAACCACCGGTCTCATGAACCGATATTCAGAATTTTCTTAGAAACCACAACCAGGATCTCTGATTGTGGTAATGCAGGAACGCAATCCGGCAGTTCTCATTCACTCAACGTCCCCGTTGTGCAGATGAACGCTATACATAAGCCGACGTTTATAAAGGGAAACAATAACTCAGAAAGCGTGCAAGCGGTGCATTCATTGAGGGATTCTATGTGAAATAGCGAATCACTAAAGTGATG containing:
- a CDS encoding DUF305 domain-containing protein encodes the protein MKITNSLFVILMLSLPAISAEHSEMKMSDISSSASSQEYMSGMKGMHDKMMAAVKESDPDKAFAKGMVAHHEGAIAMAETELKYGKDPEMRKLAQDIIKAQKGEIEQMNKWLGNQK
- the silR gene encoding copper/silver response regulator transcription factor SilR, which gives rise to MKILIVEDEIKTGEYLSKGLTEAGFVVDHADNGLTGYHLAMTAEYDLVILDIMLPDVNGWDIIRMLRTAGKGMPVLLLTALGTIEHRVKGLELGADDYLVKPFAFAELLARVRTLLRRGNTLITESQFKVADLSVDLVSRKVSRAGNRIVLTSKEFSLLEFFIRHQGEVLPRSLIASQVWDMNFDSDTNAIDVAVKRLRAKIDNDYETKLIQTVRGVGYMLEVPDA
- a CDS encoding site-specific integrase; protein product: MTGLVTLGQQPGTVAQFPVSIDYPAALALRQMALVQDELPKYLLAPEVSALLHYVPDLHRKMLLATLWNTGARINEALALTRSDFSLQPPYPFVQLATLKQRAEKAARTAGRTPAGSQPHRLVPLSDHSYVSQLEMMVATLKIPLERRNKRTGRTERARIWEITDRTVRTWLNEAVDTAAADSVTFSVPVTPHTFRHSYAMHMLYAGIPLKVLQSLMGHKSISSTEVYTKVFALDVAARHRVQFQMPGAEAVAMLKGNG
- a CDS encoding HNH endonuclease, which gives rise to MIKKICEVIDGEYVCDIDISVEEWKTLLTNDKVFDTKSIAALKKWFIEPNHSCTCFDIGKKYDLHSMSANGVINGLGGRVQKELGRFEVKGVGNIASGTKFITVMKSKEIGGKPKRNLWTIREELVQAINELDFFGTTEMASSEYYSDDELINAIEKSNIFDNVQTFEYTGEAKPKKNAIEVKNGLSYPRSKGVSQNALNKAGYRCEVDSDHPTFRRRNSSLNYTEPHHIVPMSRQDAFDTSLDVEENIISLCCNCHKQIHLGQGYEDMLKEIYTARKRLLKKVGIDISLENLILYYKMESK
- the silE gene encoding silver-binding protein SilE produces the protein MKNIVLASVLGLSLISTAWATETVNIHERVNNAQAPAHQMQSSSTPAAIQGAAPRMAGMDQHEQAIIVHETMNNSSADAHKKMAESHQKMMGTGTVNASRPATSFAAMNEHERAAVAHEFTNNGQSGPHQAMADAHRRMINAG
- the silS gene encoding copper/silver sensor histidine kinase SilS, which gives rise to MHSKPSRRPFSLALRLTFFISLSTILAFIAFTWFMLHSVENHFAEQDVSDLQQISTTLNRILQSPVDPDDKKISKIKESIASYRNVALLLLNPRGEVLFSSAQGAALRPAVNSADFSEHSRARDVFLWTVEDPAGPMDTGSEMKMETYRIIASSGQAIFQGKQQNYVMLTGLSINFHLHYLDALKKNLIAIAVVISLLIVLIIRIAVRQGHLPLRNVSNAIKNITSENLDARLEPTRVPIELEQLVISFNHMIGKIEDVFTRQANFSADIAHEIRTPITNLVTQTEIALSQDRTQKELEDVLYSSLEEYNRMTKMVSDMLFLAQADNNQLIPDRVRFDLRAEVMKVFEFFEAWAEERNITLKFNGMPCLVEGDPQMFRRAINNLLSNALRYTPEGQAITVSIREQESFFDLVIENPGKPIPEEHLSRLFDRFYRVDPSRQRKGEGSGIGLAIVKSIVEAHHGRVQVESDVRSTRFILSVPRLEKMIPETQY